The Cryptomeria japonica chromosome 2, Sugi_1.0, whole genome shotgun sequence region ttcttAAGGATTCGCGTAGATTTTTTTTATTGAAGAAttgtaataaaaaattataaggtAAAATGtgcaaaatagaaaaaaatgatattacaatatcatACAAATTGTCCTTGAATCATGAATACTACATGATTtacaatttatatatttatttcggGTTGAATTTGTAATTATAGAAATGAACTTGGTTCAAATTTGTAGTCTAATTTAAACCCCTTGTtcttaaattcaaatttacatctAGATTCAAGCTTACTCCCCTCTTATTAGTTGTTTCTCGTCAACTTGAAAAAAAGTTGATTTGCATACTAGAGTGTTATATAAAAAGACAAGGTCTTTAATTTACTTTAGACGTCAAGGATCAATACATCTCACCCATCCATTCTATATGAACAACATGGACATCAATGTTTGCATTTAGTAATAGATCAAGACATACTGCATATGTGCTTTTGTCTTCAATCTTtgtttaaaattattaatttgGATCCAAGGACTTAACATAAGTAGATCCTTAATTAGCAAGATATCAAAGGTATTCATCTACCTAATTTAAACACCAATGTTATAAAATTATAAACATTAAAAAGTGTACAAGCCATTTTTGAAGTTATAAATCAAATCCATAGAGCATGTCCATTTATACATATGTAGAGGTTAGTTTTGTACGTGCATATACATAGAGGAAAAAATAGAATAGTCCACCATTTATCAAGGCTTATAAGTTCCAAATATAACAGCAAAATGTTTATCAAATTACTCTATAGCCACTTCTAATTCAAAGTCTTTGATCCctcatttatcattttatcttaACTACTTGATCTCATGGTATTGACTAATTATTTCTTATTATATTCATTTAACTTATTTGAATATAAATTTTGTATGTtcatatgtacatgtacaatttTATTTATCATCTGAGATTACCTTAGTAAGACCATTTGTCTCTGTGATCTTTGAGGCACATGGTTATTGTAAGGATCTTTAAGATATTAGGCTAATCACCTCCTTCCAACCTATTTTAGATTTTTGGTTTTTTAAGATCACTTTAGATATTATAACTCTTTCCTTGTAGGGATGTGATGGTAACACATTTAATCACATTCAATTGTCATGGTCTCTATAATTTTCTAATCCTCTTGCCTACACATCAAGCATTACACTCTAATCTCTTATTGAGAACTAGGGAGCCTTCTATATTTTTTTAACTATAACACGACAATGGAGGCCAATCTCACATAATTAATTTCCTTGAGATACTTGTCGCATGTGATTTGCGAACCTTGGATGCTAGGACAAGCTCTAGGGAATGTGCACTACTTCTCACTAAGACTATCCAACCTACTTCTTTAGTCATGTGCATTGTTTTATAAATATTGTTAGATCTTATATTGGTTTTTTCAAGGTGGTTGGTTATAAAAAGACTTCTTGAGATGTTATGGTTATCTCCATATCATGCACTAGTTTTATATGTGTTTTATATAAGGTTTTTATTAGTTTCTTTCTTTCAAGAATATTATATCTTCCCAAAAACTTTTTATATTCAAAATTGTACAAGCAACAATCTTTAGGTATGCTCCACTTGGCCTTATTTCTTCTAGCTTAAATTTTGATCTAAGGTTGAAGTAATAATTTTCTTCAATCCACAAAATTTGTCTATATTAATACAAAATGTAGTCTTAAGGCCACTAACATAGTTTGCAACTCGCGAAGATTAAAATATAGTTTTCCTTTCTTTCTCCATTTATTAGATTATCTATCTCTTCTACCTTACAATTTATAAGCACACAAATAGCAATGCTAGAGTAGTCCCATTTTGGGTTACCCTATATAAATTTGGTACAAATGTAAAGTTTAAGTTTTATTTATGGTAAGAAATAATATTACTTTTTTGTTCAATATCAAATAGTAATATcatttctttcttttgttgtctacaTAATCCCTTGGTATAATTGCAAGTTTTTGGGATAGTTTGATACCTTCAAGCTAGTAAATTAAATTGAAATAACTAATACATGATTATAATTATTCATAATAATCAATTTAATTTCCTAAATAACAAAGTAGGTGCAAAATCCTAGAGTGAAACAAAATCCCTCAAAATGACATGAAATCATTGACACCTAGTGAGGCTTAAGGAAACATTACTTTATGAAATAAATTAATGAAAAATCAAAGATTTATAAATTAGGACTTCTACTAGAAACCACCAtcattacttaaaagaaaattcacCATCATCAGTATTTGTTTTTATTAAGGgtaaagcaagttttgaagggacccgaaaccctattTACAGGAAGTTGTCATAAAGATACTCACAACCAATCTGCAACCAACAACCAACAAAATAGGAGGAACACACTAGGAACGAGGAGTCGAGCACAGACAAACAAGAAAATAGAAACACAAGCAAGCACCACTACTAAAGGTTTTTGAGGGCCTCAAAAACCTCAACCTCAACCATCATCAACCTTAGAATATTGTTAGCTAAATGATAGGTTAAATATTTGTAAGGGGGAACAAAAAATCAACTTAGATTTTATCATAATATTCAAGATAAACTAATTACCTAAAGTAGAGAGGAAATAGTTGACGTGAGTCCACTCCAAATTATTGTGTTGTAAATCTAAATAGTTAGAATTAGAAAGCCTTTGATGCTAAGAGAGATATGAAAGATGTGTACATCTCATATAATATACgaatgaaaatattaaaatactTTAGTAAATACATGGGAAGAAGTCACCTATTGTTGAAAACTCTTATCATCAAAGTATAAACTTGAAATATTCTCCTACATTATGTCAATGCCTTCTTTATTATAGATAAcattaaagacaaaaaaaaaatattgcttaTCAATTGGAATACCTCAAATTGCAAATCAATCAATATAAGTCAAAAAATGTAGATAGAAGAGATGTTCATTACCAATGTCATGATCACTTTTGTCTAATAATTGTAAGCAACTTGATATACACATATTGATCTCATCCTTATAAATATATTTTGCatttaaatatttatctaattattttaaTTCCTTACAACCTTCACAACTACTTTTTTACTATTATTcaatccaaaaaaaacaaaaaaacaacactTCTTACATTATCttgaaaaaataattaatataatagcATCTTTACAGCACCCTAAGATATATTTTATTTGACTTGACAACCTTTATAAAACCAAAGTGGAACTTCTCATGAACAAAAGACTAGATGAATTCACATAAAAACACCCCTAAGAAAATCATATATTATACATGAGGTGAAATTCGAGATAAAGCATGGTTAGTGGACACTTGGTGGTTCTTAATAGGTCCAGGGATCAAGTCTAGACTCCGACATGTAAGGGATGAGGTTGGTATCAATGATTTGATGGAATTGATACCCTTTAGTCTTTGATTCTTAATAAAAGAGGTTTCAGTCTGAGACTCGAATTCTTATATTGTCtctatcaaaaaaatacaaaacatgAAGACTTAAAAACAAAGTTGTGGTTTAAAGAGTAGGCAGTAATGGCTGTATAATCCTTCAGAAGACACATAAATTGACTTAAGCAGTTAAAAACTGCTTAAAAATGGGCCAATCTCAAACATACAGTGGTAGGTGGATGCATATATATACTGTACAAGAATTTGCTCTGCGTCACCAATTTTATCTTCCCCTGATTTTATTGCTACGCTCCAATTCTGAATGTATAATTGATTTAGAGACTACAAGTCTCAATCGCTCAAGGTTAGGTGTATATTCAGCATCTAATGAATAGAAAGAAGTCCAATGATTTCAGGCCTCTCGTGGCATATGGTGGCATTCAATGTCAAGGACAAACATTTCTTACGGGGCAAAGAAGGCCCACAAAGAAGCAGAAGCATGATCGCAATCAGATTGCACCTACCCTTCTACACCCAAATTCAAATGATCCTCCTTTCCCCCTCACGGAAATATATTCCCTGTCAGTGGGTTGGGTTTAGTTATCACACAGACTCACAGTGAATTGAATTGTTATCAAATGGGTTTGCAGTCATCCCACTTTTAACTTGCAAACATGTGCAAATGTAGAAGACTGtaaatttatgtaaaatggtttaatgaatgaaatttttttaatGATGTTTATGAAATCAGATAGTTTATGACAAGAATCTTTAAGAaagagaatgaatgaatgaaattttttAATGAGACAGTTTATGGAATCTAAGATTGAAAACAACACAGAATCTAAGAGACACAATCAACAATCTAAAGTCCACTTCTGGTTTGCAAAAATGTTCCACATACAAATGTAGAAGACATTTAAAACTGGATAACCTGCAAATTTATGTCATATtgaatgattgaatgaatgaaATTTTTTAATGATGTCTACGATGTACCGTTGATAGTATTTGATATTGGAAACAATACAAGAATCCCTATGGGACCCAAGATTGAAAACAACATAAAGAATCACAATCAACAAACCCCAGCCTCTACTTCTGAGTGTCCACTATCTCTTTGTTGATCATGATTCTTCTACTATAGATTTTGACCAGGTTATCTGCCATCTTTGCATTTTCCTCTTCAAACAAAGTAGTTAGAGATTCAACTTTCAGAGTATTGGTTAATTGACCTGGATGTCCTCATAGGCTAAACACTCCATGATGTCATGATATTTTTGCTTCCACCAATCTTGAAATGCAGAAAAAATGGTGCGAGCTAGTTCTTAACTAGACTAATAACATTTTAGCTTTCTATTTTGTAACCACCTTTCACTCATGATCACATGTAAAATTGAGACCCAATCACAAACTCCAACAATCACTTTTGTTTGTCTCTTTGCTAATCATGATTTTCACAAAATAGTTGACTTTTAGAGTATTACTATTAAATTCAATCTGCAAGTAACTTGTAATACAAATGTATATGGCATTAATGAAGCTGACAGTGTCAACAGGTCCAATGATACTCTTACACTGCATCATTTGCTGATCATGGATTCTATTCCTGACTGTCCACTATTTCTTTGCTGATCAAAATTCTCTTCTGCAAATTTTGATAAAGTTCTGTCATCTTTATTCCTCCTAATAAAATAGTTAAAAAATTTCAACTTCTAGTTAATACAAGCATTAACTAACTTGCAACCTGCAAATGCATATGACATTGAAGCTGGACAGTGCCAGCAGGTCCAATGATGCTCCTACACTGCGCCGTTTCCTTACGCATGGGTCCTTTTTTTGGCTCTTCTCTTCCACCACTAAAAGCCGTGGTTAAAATGGTCAGTAGTACAGTTCCGCAGTTAGGACTGGACTTGGAGCATGGGTCCCAAACATTTTGCTGGCGGGTCCTGAGGCCACCATGCCGAACGGCCTCGTTGAGATTCGGGAAATTATTCGCCCTAACCAGAGTTGACATGGTGTTAACTGAGATCAGAGTGAAAATCCATATTACCACCTCGGGTTCGGAACTAATTAGTGGGGTTTAGGAATAAGAATGGAGCATCTTCTATTTATCATTACAATGGTGGAATAATAAAGTATGGTAAAAGCATAGCTTTTTCGGTGGTGGAGATTGCACGAGCCCGTCTGATTCGTTTTACTTTGAGACCTCTTGGATTACTCCTTTTGCCGTTAATCTATTTTTTCGGCAACCATGATTTTCTCCCCCCTCTCAACTTTATGAGCAAATGAGTTGAAGATATTTGAACGGAGACACCCCGGATCTTTCAAGTTTGTAGAATTCTCGATACCCAGGTGGGAAAACAAAAGCAATTTCGAGCTTCTCTATCTTGCATTGTTCAAGCATTAGCGAGTTGATGACTGGTATGTGTGTGTTTTCAGGATTTTAAGCAGCGTAACAGATTTTTGTTTTCTAAAGCTCTAGTGTCCAAAGCAGCTAGGAGTCTGAATTAGCATTTTCCATTAGTTTGCTGAGGTGCTCAACCAGTAAGCTACGGCCCTTTGTGGTTTGGAATGTTGCTTCTCGGTGCATAGTCTTAGGAGGGACTTGCAGTAGGTTTTCAAGCAGTTTGGAATCTTTCATTCTTGGAATGACCCTGATCACGTGTATTTTGAGGTTAGGATGCTTAGGAACAAGGTTTTTGAGGGTCCTGAGTTTGAAATATGCTAAACGTGTTTGGGGATGTTTATCTGCACAATATATTTTGAAAATGCTTACTCCCACTTTTTTAAGAGGCAAAACACTGAATATGGGGAGTCACCAATGAATTAAGCTAGCACTTTCCATATTTTTATGCCTGAATGTTCCTTGGTGTAATTATGTTGAGCAGAATTACGCAATAATTTGTAGCTATGGtatttcaatcaattaattaaacaaGGGTTTTTAGTTTAAAATGACAAACCCATAGAAAgactatttttaaatttaagagggCACAACCAAATTTGCACTAGAGCACTGTAAAAGTCATCTCATCTCATGGTCCAGTGTGCCTTGTCATGGCTAATTACAAATAGAGGTGTTTAGAAACTCGGTGCAAAATTCAAATGATTTGGAAGCCGGTTTTTGAGAGTTTATGGTAATAACGTTTACGCTTACTACTTTACAGGTTGACTCGATTCAAGTTCAGAGGCTCTCAAATGGAAAAATCTCAAAGTATGTACGCATTCAAGGTGTTTGAATCTCTGCACTAGCAATAAGTTTTTGTGTTTTAAATAGATGTACTCAAATGTTCTAAGGTGTAAAAGGTTTTGACATTCAGGAACAGGGAAATTTGTATGTTTAGAAGGCTCAGGTTTGGATGTTTTGATGGTTAAATTGCTGACAGCTGACCTGTTTCAAGCCTCATTTATCACATACTTGAAGACGTCAAGGTGGCCTAGTGCTGGGTCTTGAGGCCCACAGAACTTAGGGCATCAAGAATAGAGTTCTGGGACTCGAGCTGGAAGCATAGTATATAGTTTGGCATATGAAAGAGTATGAGGTTCATTGAATTCGTTTTGTAAATCTGAAGTGTGAGGAGTCACTTTGATGTGATTGGCTTTTGTGCCATATGATTTGAATTTGGTATTTTTAAGTCTCCATAATCTTAATACATTCACACTTCTAGTCCAAATCATCAGCATGCTGTAGAATCCGGCAATTTAAGGAAGAAACTTAGTTGTCTCAGATTGGCCTGGTTTTTCAAAGCATTTCATAGATTTACTCTTACAGCCAAATGGTGTCTAGATCATATTCAAACTTGTTGGACCTGGCTTCAGGTGAGTCTCTGAACTTAGGGCGAGTAGGTAGGCGACTCCCTAGGGTAATGACTGTGGCAGGAATCATTTCAGAGCTTGACGATGACAATTGCAACAGTGTAGTTTCAGATGCACCTTCATCTGTCATTCAGGAACGAACAATAATTGTAGGGCACCAGCTTCCTTTAAGGATTGAGAGGAAATCTGATAACAAAGGGTGGGCTTTCAGCTGGGATGAGGATTCATTGCTTTTGCAGCTTAAAGATGGGCTTGCAGAGGATGTGGAGGTTGTCTATATTGGTTGCCTCAAGGTGGAAGTTGATCCAAGCGAGCAGGATGATGTTGCTCAGGTATTGCTAGAGAATTTCAAATGTGTACCAGCATTTCTTCCTCCTGAACTTTCAAGCAAATTTTACCATGGTTTCTGTAAACAACAACTGTGGCCACTCTTCCACTATATGCTACCTCTTTCACCAGATCATGGTGGCCGATTTGATCGGTCTCTTTGGCAAGCTTATGTTTCTGTTAATAAGATATTTGCAGACAAGGTCATGGAAGTGATTAGCCCTGATGATGATCATGTCTGGGTGCATGATTACCATTTGATGGTATTGCCCACCTTTTTGAGGAAGAGATTTAACAGGGTGAAGCTTGGTTTTTTCCTGCACAGTCCCTTCCCCTCTTCGGAAATTTACAGAACTCTCCCTGTTCGAGATGAAATCCTTCGGGCTCTCCTTAATTCAGATTTAATTGGCTTCCATACATTTGATTATGCAAGGCACTTCTTATCCTGTTGCAGCAGGATGCTTGGCCTTTCCTATGAGTCAAAGAGGGGTTATATAGGGCTCGAATACTATGGCCGCACTGTAAGTATCAAGATCTTGCCAGTGGGCATTCACATGGGTCAGCTACAGTCTGTGCTGAATCTTAGTGATACAGAAACCAAAGTCATAGAGCTGAGAGATCGTTTTAAGGGAAAGACTGTTTTTCTTGGTGTGGACGATATGGATATTTTTAAAGGCATAAGCTTAAAGTTACTCTCAATGGAACAGCTTCTTATACAACATCAGGAGTGGAGAGGCAAGGTGGTTATGGTTCAGATTGCAAATCCTGCAAGGGGTCGAGGAAAAGATGTTCAGGAAGTGCAGGAAGAGACATATGCTACAGCCAAGAGAATAAATGAGATGTTTGGCAACTCAAACTATAAGCCTGTGATACTGATTGATAAGCCTCTTCAATTTTATGAGAGAATTGCTTACTATACTGTTGCAGAATGTTGCATGGTCACTGCAGTGAGGGATGGAATGAATCTCATTCCCTATGAATACATCATTTGCAGGCAGGGAAATTCTAAATTAGATAAAATATTAGGACTGAGTCCATCTTCCGCAAAGAAGAGCATGCTAGTTGTTTCAGAGTTTATTGGATGCTCGCCTTCTCTTAGTGGAGCCATCAGGGTCAATCCCTGGAATATTGATTCAGTTGCTGAGGCCATGGACACAGCCATTGTTATCCCTGAGTCTGAAAAGCAACTAAGACATGAAAAACACTATCGGTATGTGAGCACTCATGATGTGGGGTACTGGGCTCGTAGTTTTTTGCAAGATTTGGATAGAGCATGCAGGGATCACAACAGGAGGAGGTGCTGGGGCATTGGCTTTGGATTGAGTTTCAGGGTAATTGTGCTTGATACAAACTTCAGGAAGCTTTCAACAGAACATATTGTCTCTGCATATAAAAGGACCAAGAGTAGAGCAATTTTGATGGATTATGATGGTACTATGATGCCACAGGCTTCTATAAATAAAACTCCTAGCCCAGAGGTACTTTCTATTTTGAATAGTTTGTGTAGTGATCCTAAGAATTTTGTGTTTATTGTAAGTGGAAGAGGGCGGCAAAAACTCAATGAGTGGTTTTCCCCTTGTGATAAGCTGGGAATTGCAGCAGAGCATGGGTATTTCTTAAGGTGATAATTTATTTAAGTTTGTCCATTCTGATGAACAGCTGTAGTTCTTAGGAGTAGTGCACAAGATGATATTTTCTCATTTATTTCTCTGGGTCTCAGGTGGAGTCCACATGCTGAATGGGAAACATGTGTGACTGTAGCAGACTTTGATTGGAAACGAACTGCTGAACCTGTTATGAAATTATATGCTGAAACTACAGACGGCTCTGCAATAGAATCAAAGGAAAGTGCTTTGGTTTGGCATTATCAGGATGCTGACCCAGATTTTGGATCCTGCCAGGCAAAGGAGCTACTTGATCATCTTGAGAGTGTACTCGCAAATGAGCCCGTTTCTGTCAAGAGTGGTCAACATATTGTAGAGGTCAAACCTCAGGTATGAAAACTTGTATACATATTAGATCACCATATACCTCGCTTTTTGATAATTTGTGGTGCAAAGATTACCTGTGTTGTTCACAAAGCATGTTGTAAATGCAGGGTGTCAGCAAGGGACTGGTAGCAGAACGGCTTCTTTCAACAATGATGCAGAGAGGTACAATACCAGATTTTGTTCTTTGTATTGGAGATGACAGATCCGATGAAGAGATGTTTGAGTGCATCACAAGTGCCTTATCTGGACCATCACTGTCATCTATAGCAGAAGTGTTTGCATGTACAGTGGGTCAGAAGCCCAGTAAAGCTAAATACTATTTGGATGATACTGCGGAAATCATAAGAATGCTCCAGGGTCTGGCCTCAGCTTCAGATCAAGCAGCACGAAATTCATTTCCACATTTTTCTCTTGAGAGTGCACCTTGAACTTATTGGAGATGTGCCTAGAAATGCTCTTGCATAAGGAAGTTGACATCACGATAGGGAGCATGTAAGGTCTGTCATAATGAGATTTGAAGGGAGGGTGGAATTCAGtcattgttgtttctttctttgagGAAAGGATGAACCTTTTAACATTTGTTCCGTGAAgtagggcatgacattctagtattAAGGAGTCGAAGTAAGTTGATGTCATTATATTGTGAGTATGAGTGAGTGATTTGGATTTGCACAAGGATTGTCCATTTGTTCTTAAAATGCAGAGATGTAACCTTGTTTTCATTTTATAGCATTTAATCGTTGCTTTAGTCTATTTGTAAGTCAACTGGCATGCATTTTTCATTGTAGAAAATCTTGTGGTTATGCTTAGCCCCCATTCGAATCAGGGCCATGAATTTTAGTAGGTGAACCATGGAGCTATTGAGAATGTACATAATGAAAATATTTCTATGTTATGATGATTGTGTAGGCAGGGGAACTAACCATGGTGTCAAGATTGCAGTGCATGTCAATGTCCAATCCTGCCCTACCTAATATGAAGGGGTTTATACGTTGGCGTTTCTGTAGGCCTATGTTACAGTGCTATGGTTTTCTTTGCAAGGGCCTAATGCACTATATATAAAGACTCTCATATTTTTCATCAGCAGAAACTCTTTTTGAAATCTGTAAGTCCTAAAGCAGTATGTTAGTTGTAATTTTTGGGCCGAGTACTGAGTAGATTCATCTGCTAGTAGAACACAATATCTAGTGATTTTGCATTTGCCAAATCTAAAACCCTTCCAGCATTTATAATATTCTGGTCTCGATGTTTTCCTGTCAACTGAACTGAACTTCCAAGTACCGAGATTCTTGACTACTACTATGTTCTTGACGGGCTGTTGAAATAACTTCGTTGAATAATGTGTTAAGAGTTTTGAGCTCAAGTGTCAGCTTGGGGAAAGTTCAGGATGCTCATAGAGCACTGTTCGTACACAGTGCTGGATCTGTTTCTCCAGCAGATTCTTAAATTTGAAAATTCAGACATGCCAATAAATTCATGTCCTGTTAAAATCATCTTAAATGATAGGTACATCACAATTATAGTCCAGAACTGTTCAATGAGAAGTTCAGAGAACATTTTATGACCATCTCATGAAGATAAAACATTATATGTTCAGTCCAAAAATATTGAACCTAACAACATAAACCTTTAGAAATAAGAAAATGTAATGTGAAGCATGCTATTCATAAATTAGAAACCTGAAATTTGTGGTAATGATTGGTTATTATCCTATCCATACGTTGTACGGGGATCAATCTGTATTTTATATATCAAATCTTAAAAACCATCTTGCATGTTTCTCAGAATGAAGTACATATCTCACAGAGAACTGTCAACCACGCCGACTGTGTGATTGCAATATGCGGTGTGGACATTTCTAGTGCTGGAACTCCATTTGCTGATGCAAATCAGCTGTAGAGTGCTCTCTATAATTCACTAAAATCGAAACAAGTACATCACATTTTTGTGCatgattatctatttttatcatcaTGTTCTCTCAGGTCTGCAATTGTAACGTATGGAATAAATTCTATTGAGATGTCCCCAAGTGCAGAAGAATTATACTTAGAATAACTTGTACTGCAAGTTAATTCCATCCCTTCTGGTGTGTTCAAATTTCCAACGTCTTGTTTGGGAATTTGGTTATCAGAATGATTTGTCCAACATGATTAGATCATAATGGCTAAAATCTGGAAAGGTAAACAGATGACAAATCTGTATGCTGTAGCCTGtcccactttaaaaaaaaattaaatcggTTGTGGTGAGAGAACACACCAGTCAAGTGGGTGAGTTTTTTATAAATTAAAGTGTCATTTTTTCGTTGGGAAAAAAGAAGTTAAAATATGAaattagtattcaaataaaaaagtATTACATTAtcgtaaataaaaattaataataattaataataataagtgATGATATATTTATAATCTAAAAAGAAATGatctttagatttattttcttatAGTTTTTGTAATGACATAATttgttattttatgttattttttatttaattttgtaccTCGAGGAAATGTTTTGAGATGTGTATATGAGGACAAATGAGGACAAATGGTCCAATCTTATGTAAtgttggacttcttatgtaaccTTTCTTCCACTTTTAGATGCACAACTTTTATACCTAGCACACACCTTATTCATATGATTATTCATTCAAATGACTTGTATTTTGATCAATAGAATGGTATTCACACAAATTATTTGAAGCAAGAAATTGAGTCTATTTTAGAGGAAATCTCATGGGGAGGAAAAATCGTGATAGGAATGGGTGTTTATATATTTGTTTAAAAACGAGATTTTGAGCCTACACTGATATTTCAATGACATGCTACTCATTATGGTTTGGAGCCTTGTTTCTAAATGAATAGCCATTACAAATGGGTGTTCATTTCTTAAAGCTATTTTTTTATTCTCCACACaatatcattttttttgttattcATAATGCATAGACAAATGGGAAACACCCAATTCTATGGCTATTAAAGAAGAGAAAATTGAAGCAAAATTATTGCTCACAATGCCACTTTAAGCATAATGTACCTTGGGAAGCAGTCTATGGAGGATGTTAAAAAGACTACAAATTTATCAATTTATTTGCATAATGTACCTTGGGAAGCAGTCTATGGAGGATGTTAAAAAGACTACAAATTTATCAATTTATTTGATGATTAAAAAATGAACAAAGGCATGGAAATAAATGAGGAATTGAAGGATAAAGTATTACATCTCACCACCTATATTGAACGCCTAGTTAAGGTTATGGATTCTTCAATTGGAACCACCTCTTCATAGTTTATCTAGGTATAAAGAAATAGATACTTCTTGTAGGCGAATTGAAAGATATTATTAGAGCATTAAAAATATGGAAAGTAGAATTGTTACTAATAGGTTATTGATGAAGTGGCTACTATCTGTGATAAGTTTGTTAAGGAGTAGGATGCAAtgaaaatattggaagagaatatGTATGAAGAGTTAATAGCCATAAAAAATTGACTATCCTCACATTGTGGAGTTAGTAAATGTGGACTTTTCAATTCTAGTGGATGAAGGAATATTAGATGGCATTAAACCTTAGTTCACTAAAAATGGAAGGAAGCATATAAGCTTTGGAGGGAGATTTTGAGAAGTTGTTAGGAAAAGTTCAAAACAACATATGGTATGATGTAAAATGTCATGGGTGACATGCACAATTTTG contains the following coding sequences:
- the LOC131038049 gene encoding alpha,alpha-trehalose-phosphate synthase [UDP-forming] 5, with protein sequence MVSRSYSNLLDLASGESLNLGRVGRRLPRVMTVAGIISELDDDNCNSVVSDAPSSVIQERTIIVGHQLPLRIERKSDNKGWAFSWDEDSLLLQLKDGLAEDVEVVYIGCLKVEVDPSEQDDVAQVLLENFKCVPAFLPPELSSKFYHGFCKQQLWPLFHYMLPLSPDHGGRFDRSLWQAYVSVNKIFADKVMEVISPDDDHVWVHDYHLMVLPTFLRKRFNRVKLGFFLHSPFPSSEIYRTLPVRDEILRALLNSDLIGFHTFDYARHFLSCCSRMLGLSYESKRGYIGLEYYGRTVSIKILPVGIHMGQLQSVLNLSDTETKVIELRDRFKGKTVFLGVDDMDIFKGISLKLLSMEQLLIQHQEWRGKVVMVQIANPARGRGKDVQEVQEETYATAKRINEMFGNSNYKPVILIDKPLQFYERIAYYTVAECCMVTAVRDGMNLIPYEYIICRQGNSKLDKILGLSPSSAKKSMLVVSEFIGCSPSLSGAIRVNPWNIDSVAEAMDTAIVIPESEKQLRHEKHYRYVSTHDVGYWARSFLQDLDRACRDHNRRRCWGIGFGLSFRVIVLDTNFRKLSTEHIVSAYKRTKSRAILMDYDGTMMPQASINKTPSPEVLSILNSLCSDPKNFVFIVSGRGRQKLNEWFSPCDKLGIAAEHGYFLRWSPHAEWETCVTVADFDWKRTAEPVMKLYAETTDGSAIESKESALVWHYQDADPDFGSCQAKELLDHLESVLANEPVSVKSGQHIVEVKPQGVSKGLVAERLLSTMMQRGTIPDFVLCIGDDRSDEEMFECITSALSGPSLSSIAEVFACTVGQKPSKAKYYLDDTAEIIRMLQGLASASDQAARNSFPHFSLESAP